A single genomic interval of Lentimicrobium saccharophilum harbors:
- a CDS encoding flavodoxin domain-containing protein → MKTAVIYRSHHGTTEKVAGMIQQALGIENCVLLNLKTNTNIDLDTFDRVIIGGSIHAGNIQNKVKEFCNKYQDLLLEKPLGLFLSCMDEQQAQDQFNRAYPELLRNHAKSCKITGGEFNFDRMNFFEKLIVRKVSGVEGTVSKIDREKVQELLREMAA, encoded by the coding sequence ATGAAAACAGCAGTCATTTATCGTTCTCACCACGGAACAACCGAGAAGGTTGCCGGAATGATTCAACAGGCGCTGGGCATTGAAAATTGTGTCCTTCTTAATCTGAAAACAAATACGAACATAGACCTTGACACCTTCGACCGGGTGATCATCGGGGGTTCCATACATGCGGGTAACATTCAGAATAAGGTGAAAGAGTTCTGCAATAAATACCAGGATCTGCTTCTTGAAAAACCCCTTGGATTGTTTCTGAGCTGTATGGATGAACAGCAGGCTCAGGATCAGTTTAACCGGGCTTATCCCGAATTGCTGCGAAATCATGCGAAGAGTTGCAAAATAACGGGTGGTGAATTCAACTTCGACCGGATGAATTTTTTTGAGAAGCTGATTGTCAGAAAGGTCTCAGGGGTTGAAGGTACTGTTTCAAAAATCGACAGGGAAAAGGTGCAGGAATTGCTCAGGGAAATGGCGGCATGA
- a CDS encoding LytTR family DNA-binding domain-containing protein: protein MPDLQKEIPAYLMLKSNIVRLILFTAFFALIFINVYAPFGVDVWFHTTRWQLLLYSSVITLTGVLVVVISRIIMYHTRRTKLLRLWQYLVWVLAEVFFMGLFYTLYQKLILHDPRFFPDLLALSVQNTALVLLLPYSVLWLYFSWEDKKIRLEKIRKEGAPDGPVKGMVHFCDERGGLRFSLKAENLLYLEAADNYVYIHYLDNGKLSRHLLRSNLKRLDGELQDSALVRCHRSYMVNSEKVSLIRREKEGLRIEMEGIANLSLPVSPTYATLVIGALTRNKS, encoded by the coding sequence ATGCCCGACTTGCAGAAAGAGATTCCGGCTTACCTTATGCTGAAAAGCAATATTGTCAGACTGATTCTCTTTACGGCCTTCTTTGCACTTATTTTCATCAATGTTTACGCGCCTTTTGGAGTTGATGTATGGTTTCACACCACACGCTGGCAGCTATTACTGTATTCCAGTGTAATTACGCTGACCGGGGTACTGGTGGTGGTAATCAGCCGCATCATTATGTACCATACACGCAGGACGAAGCTGCTCAGACTCTGGCAATACCTGGTATGGGTGCTTGCCGAGGTATTTTTCATGGGATTGTTTTATACACTTTATCAGAAGCTGATTTTGCATGACCCCAGGTTTTTCCCTGACCTGCTGGCTTTGTCGGTTCAGAATACCGCCCTTGTGTTGCTGCTTCCATACAGTGTGCTCTGGCTGTACTTTTCGTGGGAGGATAAAAAGATCAGGCTTGAAAAGATCAGGAAAGAAGGGGCTCCTGACGGGCCGGTAAAGGGGATGGTTCACTTTTGTGATGAAAGAGGCGGGCTTCGCTTTTCGCTGAAGGCGGAAAATCTTTTATACCTTGAGGCGGCTGATAATTACGTTTATATTCACTATCTCGACAACGGCAAACTCAGCCGGCATCTGCTCCGCAGTAATCTTAAAAGGCTGGACGGGGAATTGCAAGATTCCGCCCTGGTTCGCTGCCATCGCTCCTATATGGTCAACAGTGAAAAGGTGAGCCTGATCCGTCGTGAAAAGGAGGGCCTCCGCATAGAAATGGAAGGCATTGCCAATCTGTCCCTTCCTGTTTCGCCTACTTATGCCACGTTGGTCATAGGCGCCCTTACCCGAAACAAAAGTTGA